A DNA window from Pithys albifrons albifrons isolate INPA30051 chromosome 7, PitAlb_v1, whole genome shotgun sequence contains the following coding sequences:
- the LOC139674257 gene encoding olfactory receptor 10AG1-like encodes MLWENHTVGSGFVLLAFCDHSSLQGLCFTVLLVIYLVVLAGNSLIALITVLDCSLHSPMYFFLRNLSFLEICYTSVTLPKMLVGVLRADGRISFLGCAAQLYFLVLLGSTECLLLAAMAYDRYVAICHPLHYPLAMSRGLCTRLVLGSWGAATPVQVGQTYQLFTLPFCASHDLRHFFCDVPPLLDLACADTFWNQVVLHTIILGFAVLPFCLIVLSYIQIIRAILKIPSVLGRHKAFSTCSSHLMVLTLFYGSATVIYLKGHSRDSGDPDKYFALFYTIVTPMFNPLIYSLRNKEVRIALKKLLWTK; translated from the exons atgctgtgggag AACCACACCGTTGGATCTGGATTCGTTCTTCTGGCATTTTGTGACCACTCCAGCCTGCAGGGCCTGTGCTTCACTGTGCTCCTGGTCATCTacctggtggtgctggcagggaACAGCCTGATTGCCCTCATCACAGTGCTGGACTgcagcctgcacagccccatgTACTTCTTCCTGAGGAACTTGTCCTTCCTGGAGATCTGCTACACCTCAGTCACTCTGCCAAAAATGCTGGTGGGTGTCCTGAGGGCAGATGGCAGGATCTCCttccttggctgtgctgcccagctgtaTTTCCTGGTCCTGTTGGGCAGCACCGAGTGCCTTCTCCTGGCTGCCATGGCCTACGACCGCTACGTGGCCATCTGCCACCCCCTGCACTACCCCCTGGCCATGAGCAGGGGGCTCTGCaccaggctggtgctgggctcctggggggctgcCACACCAGTACAGGTAGGGCAGACCTACCAGCTGTTCACTTTGCCCTTCTGTGCCTCCCACGACCTTCGTCACTTCTTCTGTGACGTCCCTCCACTGCTGGACCTGGCCTGTGCAGACACATTCTGGAACCAAGTGGTGCTGCACACCATCATCCTGGGGTTTGCAGTTCTTCCCTTCTGCCTAATAGTTCTGTCTTACATTCAAATTATCAGGGCAATTCTGAAAATCCCCTCAGTTCTGGGcaggcacaaagccttttccacctGCTCCTCACACCTCATGGTGCTGACACTCTTCTATGGCTCAGCCACAGTCATCTACTTAAAGGGACACTCCAGGGATTCCGGAGATCCTGACAAATACTTTGCCTTGTTTTACACAATTGTGACTCCCATGTTTAACCctctcatctacagcctgaggaataAGGAAGTGAGAATTGCCCTGAAGAAACTTCTGTGGACAAAGTGA